The region CAGCACCAGCTGCTTGGTCTCGGTGCGGACGGTGTCGGTCACCGTCAGCGTCACCGGGTTCGCGCCGGCCGCGCAGCGCACGTAGTAGTCGTGGACGTCGGGCGCGAAGCTCGGCGTGAGCGCGAGCGGTGACAGCTCGATCCCGACGATGTCGCCCGGCGGGGCGTCGTCGAGGTCGTCACCGCACCCCGTCGCCGCGACGGAGAGGACACCAGCCAGGAGCACAGCACGCGTGGACATCGGACCTCTCTCGGGGGCGGACCGCCCGCCGGAATCGTTGGTGCGCAAACATACCCGCGAACCCAGCGCTTCCGGAAGGCCGCCCCCCGCCGGTGACACGGTGGTGTGGGGACCGCCACGCGCGCCCGATCGCCGCGCCGTCACCGCCCAGCCGCGCCCACCGGCCGGCCACGCCGCCCCCGCGCCCGCCCCGGCGCCCACCCCCCCACCCGCCGCGCGAACGCGCCACACGACGGCGGGTCGACACGACCGGGGTTCGCCCCTACCCTGCACCCGTGACCGACCTCTTCAAGGACAAGGCCCAGGACTGGGACACGCGGCCCGTGCCCGCACAGATCTCGGCCGGCGTCGGCGCCGCGCTGCGCGCCCGGGTGCCGCTGTCGGCCGACCTGCGCGTCATGGATTTCGGCGCGGGCACCGGGCTCATCTGCGCCCAGGTCGCGCCCCACGTCGCCACGGTCTACGCCGTCGACATCTCGGCGGCGATGCTCGCGCAGCTCACGGCCAAGCCCGAGCTGCGCGGCAAGGTCGAGGCGCGGTGCCAGGACATCCTGACGACGCCGCTCGGCGCCCCGGTCGACCTCATCATCAGCGCGATGGCGCTGCACCACGTCGAGCACACCGACGCCGCGTGCCGGGCGTTCGCCGCGCACCTCGCGCCCGGCGGCCGGCTGGCGCTCGCCGATCTCGACGCCGAGGACGGCACGTTCCATCCGGCCGACGCCGTCGGCGTCTTCCACCACGGGTTCGCCCGCGACGCGCTCGGCGCGCTGCTCGCCGGCGCCGGCTTCACCGACGTCGAGTTCGGCACCGCCGCGCACGTCGTCAAGGACGAGCACGGCTACGACATCTTCCTCGTGACCGCGACCAAGGCCTGAGCCGGTGCGCCCCGAAATCTTGCCCCGCGCCCGCGCGCGCCACCTCACGCTCGTGGCCACCGTCGTCGGCGCCTGCGCGACCCGACCAGCGCCCACGCCGCAGCCGCCCGCGAACGCGATCGCGCCCGAGCCCGCTGCGGCGACGGGCGCCGCCGACGCCCCCGCCGCGCCCGCCGCGGACGCCCCGCGCCCGCTGCACCTCGAGCACGCGCCGACCGCGGGCGTCCTCGGGAGCTCGACCCTGTCCAGCGCAGGGCAGTTCGCGTCGCTGACCGGCGGGTCGGATCCGGACGATCCGGCGCCTGTCGCGTCGGCGCAGCTCGGCGCGGCGACGATCGTCGGCGGCCTCAGCGAGGCGGCGGTCCGCGGCGTCATCAAGCGCTCGCTCGGGCGGATCACCTACTGCTACGAGCAGTCCCTCCTCGGCGACCCGACCCTCGCGGGTCAGCTCACCGTCCAGCTCGAGATCGGCCCCGATGGTCAGGTGACCGCCGCCGACGCCGCCGGGTTCCACCAGGAGATCGCGAGCTGCGTCGCCGCGTCGGTCCGCGCGATCGTCTTCCCCCGCCCCGCGCGCGGATCGGTCCGCGTGACCCAACCGATCACGTTCTCGTACCGCTAACGCCAGGCGACAGCGCTGACGACGACCGCCACGACCGGCCCCGCCGATCGCGCTGACGGCGACGGGCTCGGCCGAATTGGGCTGTCAACCTGGCGCCCCCGCCGTTGTAAGGCGAGAAAGCCTCAGCGATTCAAGCCTGTT is a window of Myxococcales bacterium DNA encoding:
- a CDS encoding class I SAM-dependent methyltransferase — its product is MTDLFKDKAQDWDTRPVPAQISAGVGAALRARVPLSADLRVMDFGAGTGLICAQVAPHVATVYAVDISAAMLAQLTAKPELRGKVEARCQDILTTPLGAPVDLIISAMALHHVEHTDAACRAFAAHLAPGGRLALADLDAEDGTFHPADAVGVFHHGFARDALGALLAGAGFTDVEFGTAAHVVKDEHGYDIFLVTATKA
- a CDS encoding AgmX/PglI C-terminal domain-containing protein, yielding MATVVGACATRPAPTPQPPANAIAPEPAAATGAADAPAAPAADAPRPLHLEHAPTAGVLGSSTLSSAGQFASLTGGSDPDDPAPVASAQLGAATIVGGLSEAAVRGVIKRSLGRITYCYEQSLLGDPTLAGQLTVQLEIGPDGQVTAADAAGFHQEIASCVAASVRAIVFPRPARGSVRVTQPITFSYR